From a region of the Candidatus Aminicenantes bacterium genome:
- the smpB gene encoding SsrA-binding protein SmpB, protein MSKENKNARVITVNRKAFHDYEILSKHEAGLVLVGTEVKAIREGRVNLKDSHVEIRAGEAFLVNCHIGPYSSASVNNHEPERPRKLLLHSRELYKFNQRVTVKGVTIVPLRMYFNAGGRVKLEVGLVKGRRSYDKKEKIKERDIRREVDRELKHYK, encoded by the coding sequence ATGAGCAAGGAAAACAAAAACGCCCGTGTGATCACGGTCAACCGCAAAGCATTTCACGACTACGAGATACTTTCCAAGCACGAGGCGGGCCTGGTCCTGGTGGGGACGGAAGTCAAGGCCATTCGCGAGGGCCGGGTCAACCTCAAAGATTCCCATGTCGAGATTCGCGCGGGGGAAGCTTTCCTGGTCAACTGCCATATCGGCCCCTATTCCTCGGCCTCCGTCAACAACCATGAACCGGAAAGGCCGCGCAAGTTGCTTTTGCACTCGAGGGAGCTGTACAAGTTCAACCAGCGGGTGACCGTCAAGGGTGTCACCATTGTGCCCCTGCGCATGTACTTCAATGCCGGGGGGCGGGTCAAGCTTGAAGTGGGCCTGGTCAAAGGCCGCCGCAGTTACGACAAGAAGGAAAAGATCAAAGAGCGGGATATCCGTCGCGAAGTGGACCGGGAGCTGAAACACTACAAATGA